The genome window GCACCGGCACTTGCTGGCCGTAGATCTCGATTGATTTCTTGAGCGCGTCGAGTTCCGGGTCAACCGGATCGAGCCGGTCCTTGAGCCCGGCACCATCGACCATGCTTGGATCAACTTCGACAATCGAGCGGCGTTTGAGATCTTCGATGGAGCGGCTCACGGCGCCGATGGCGCCCTTGGAATAGCGCGGTTTTGCGGCGTCCACACGGGCAGGGGGCTCGGCCTTGGGAGTGTCGCTCATCAGCCCTTTCATCAGGTCCTTACGTGCCATTGCTGCGCCCCCATGCTGCCTGGATCAACCCTTCGATCTCGCCGTTCACGGCGTTCAGACTTTCCATCGCGCGCTCGTAGGTGGCGCGGGTGAATTGCCCTTTCTCGACCTCGTAGAGCGTTTGTTTGGTGATGCCCGCGTCCGAGATTGCGGTGGATTTCAGCACCGTGTGGTTCAGCACATGATCCCCGAACATGTTGCGCATGAAGCCCACCATCTGGTTTTGTGGCCCGTCACCCGGCTCGTATCTTGTCACGACATAGCGCAGCCAGTCGTAGGACATATCGCCCCCTGCGTCGGCCACGACGCCCAGCAGGTTCGACACCATCAGCAGGAACTGGCACATCGACATCACGTCGAGCATTTGCGGATGCACCGTCACCAGCACCGCGGTGGCCGCCGAGAGGGCGGACATGGTCGAGTACCCAAGCGTCGGCGGGCAGTCGATCACGACGGCGTCATACTCGCCCTCGACACTGGCAAGCGCGTCACCGACGCGGGTGAAAAACAGCCCCTCCTCACGCTCCAGCAGGGCGCGGGGCGTGTCGTGTTCGAATTCCATCAGGTCGAGGTTGCCGGGGATGATGTCGAGATTGGTGAAATAGGTCTTCTGGATCACGTCCGACAGCGGCACCGGATCGTCGTAGCGGATCGCGTCGTAGAGCGTGCCGCCGTCGAGCAGGTCGAACTCCGGCTGAAACCCGTGCAACGCCGACAGGCTGGCCTGCGGATCGAGGTCGATGGCCAACACCCGGTAACCATCCAGTGCCATTTTTTGCGCCAGATGCGCGGCGGTCGTGGTCTTGCCCGATCCACCCTTGAAGTTGATCACGGTGATGACCTGCAAATGATCCCCGTCGTGGCGGCCGGGCAGGTAGGTGCCGGGCTGTTTTGCGCCTTTTTCCAGCATGACCCGGAGGGACTGAATGTCGGCGGGCGAATAATAGCGCCGTCCGCCCGCGCGCACCTCGGGGGAGGGGCCGCGCCCGTCGAGGTGAAGTTTGCGCAGGTAGGCGTCTTTTACGCCCAGAAGGTCGGCGACCTCACCGGAGGTGAACTTGCGCAACACGCGCTTTGCGTCGGGCGGAAACAGCTGCGCGCGATGCGCCTGTAGACGCTCGGACAAAGTCCGGGCATGCTCGCCCACGAGAAAATCGATGCGGCTGCGCTGGCCATCCATCCTGTCTGCCTCATTCGACGACCGTTTGTTACGGTCTTTTGCGTCATTCATGCCTCTTGGCGTATATAGATGGCCGGCAATCTCGATTCTGACAAGTGAATTGTGGATATCTTGTGCAGGCGAGTGTCGGTGGCACAATTCGCGCGCAGGTTTTGGGGTGTCGGAGGTGGTGTCGCCAAACGTAGACAATCCGCAACACCTTCGCCGCAAAGCGTGTGTATGGGACACAATCGCGTCAGTTCCCCCTATCCACTTCCGCAGGCGGTCTTCTATGGATGGTTGAAACGGCGGGTAAACCGCCTTTCGAAAATGTCCGGCAGGCGGTGGTGTATGTTCTCAGGTGTAACTGGTGCGATTCGCGCCCTTGTGATTTTGACGCTGTCGCTTTTTGCGACGGTTACCCATGCCACGCAATTCACGCGGTCGGTGCCGGGGACGGCATTGGCGTTGCCGGATGACTATCCCGAAGCGGGCGGCGTTGCGATTGTGCTCGTGGGCGTCAACGGCAATGCCTATTTCCAGTTCTCCAATCCCGCCGGTGCGTTCCGCGGTTTCAACTTCAACGGTGATCCGGCGCGGTTCCGCGGCAACCCGTTCACCATCAACGATCCCATCGGGCTCGATTGCGGGTTCTCGACCTGTACGACCTATTTCGGCGGCGCCATCGCGACCGCCTACATCCGGTTCTCGGCGTTTGACGGCGACACGCAAGTCGGCGGTTTTGACGAAGATGACATCAGCCTGCGCCTGAACGGGTTTGACGTTGGCAACTGGTCGGATGTCACGACCGAGATCACCGACAACTCCGGCCTCAACGGGTTCGGTCAGGTGCGGGGCTTTGGCAACCAGACGTTCAACACCGGCTGGTTCACCACCAGCAACGCAGCACTGCTGAGCAACATCCTGACCACGGGGCAGACGACGACACAGGTCTTTGACCGCGATCCCAACGACAACTACTGGGATTTCCGGCGCGGCAACAATCTGGCGAACCAGGACATCGTGACCGTCGCACCCGGCTACACCATCGAGAAAAGTGCCGACGCCACGGCCTTTGCCACCGTGGGGGAGACGATCACCTACAGCTATGTGGTGACCAACATCGGGTCGGTTCCGATTCGCCAGCTTTCGGTGAGCGATGACAAGATCGGGGCGGTCAGCTGCAACAAGACCGTCATTCAGGATACCAACCCCGGCGGCACGGCGGATTTCGCGACCTGTCAGGCGACCTATCAGATCACGCAGGAAGATTTCGACGCGGGCGAGGTGACAAACATCGCAAAGGCCATCGGCGTGCCGGATTTCGGCACCCTTGGGGAGCTGACCGACACGCTGACGCTGACGGGCCCCGCCGCCACGCCAGTGCTGTTCGTAGACAAGACCAGCACCCTTTCGGCCTTTGGCAATGCGGGCACGTCCGTTCCCTACAGCTTTCTGATCCGCAATGACGGCGATGTGACGCTGAGCAATTTCACCGTCAGCGACAGCCTGATCCCGTCACTGGTCTGCGCGGTGCCGGACCTTGCACCGGGGGATGATTTCACATGCTCGGGCAATTACACCGTCCTGCAATCGGACGTGGATGCCTTTGCCAATAACGCCACCGATCAACTGAGCAATACGGTCACGGTCAGCGCGGATACGCCGCGCGACGGGCGGATCACGCAGACCGATACGCTCGATCTGCCCGGCCCGGCAACGAACGTCGATCTTGAGCTGACCAAGACCGCGGTCGAAACGACCTACGCCGCCGAGGGCGATCTGATCAACTACCAGATCGTGCTGCGCAACGCGGGCAACGTGACCTTCCCCGCCGCCCCCGCCGTCACCGATCCGCAGGCAGGCACGGTCAGCTGCCCCGCAGGCCCGATCGCGCCGGGCAATTCCGTGACCTGTACCGCCAGCTACGCGGTCATGCAGGCTGACATCGACAGCGGCAGTTTCACCAATACGGCCAGCGCCACCGTCACCGTCGCGGGGCAAAGCGACACCGCAAGCGACAACGCGCTCGTGAACGCGACCCGCACGCCGGGTCTGAGCCTTGACAAGACGCTCGATCCCACCTCGCCCAGCCAATTTGACACCACGGGTGTCGGGCTGACCTATGAATATCTGCTGACCAATACCGGCAACATCACGATTGAAAGCCTCTCGGTCTCGGACAACCGGGTGGGCGTGACCTGCGCCGTGACGACGCTGGCACCGGGGGAAAGCACAACCTGTACCTCCGCGACCTATTCGACGGGGCAGGGAGACGTGAACCGGGGGTTCATCCTCAACACCGCCACGGCAACGGGGACCGAGGCAGGCGGCGGTGGCGCCACCGTGACCTCCAACACCGATCAGGTCAGCGTGCCGGCCGTGCAACTGCCCGAGATCGAGCTGACCAAGACCGCACCGGTCGTGGCGGCGGCGGACTATAACGTGGGTGAGGTCGTCACCTATACTTTCGCGGTTCGCAACACCGGCAACGTGCGGATCGACACCAACAT of Sulfitobacter albidus contains these proteins:
- the repA gene encoding plasmid partitioning protein RepA, which translates into the protein MDGQRSRIDFLVGEHARTLSERLQAHRAQLFPPDAKRVLRKFTSGEVADLLGVKDAYLRKLHLDGRGPSPEVRAGGRRYYSPADIQSLRVMLEKGAKQPGTYLPGRHDGDHLQVITVINFKGGSGKTTTAAHLAQKMALDGYRVLAIDLDPQASLSALHGFQPEFDLLDGGTLYDAIRYDDPVPLSDVIQKTYFTNLDIIPGNLDLMEFEHDTPRALLEREEGLFFTRVGDALASVEGEYDAVVIDCPPTLGYSTMSALSAATAVLVTVHPQMLDVMSMCQFLLMVSNLLGVVADAGGDMSYDWLRYVVTRYEPGDGPQNQMVGFMRNMFGDHVLNHTVLKSTAISDAGITKQTLYEVEKGQFTRATYERAMESLNAVNGEIEGLIQAAWGRSNGT